A part of Phoenix dactylifera cultivar Barhee BC4 chromosome 2, palm_55x_up_171113_PBpolish2nd_filt_p, whole genome shotgun sequence genomic DNA contains:
- the LOC103716548 gene encoding uncharacterized protein LOC103716548 has translation MTTGWSDQSPAFQHEDTHANTVLFISTTPQPTFFPFFCIFLLLQSVWLSFSSSLPFSSILPLVSLLSLSLCVCVSKLGTYIAMANANVVCSMCGDIGFPDKLFRCIRCHSRIQHSYCTNYYDERTAGVCDWCLSEERSGQKHGLHSKKSAGRDGPSSNKVKENGDQEESRNRGKSGASSSKPTGRRYKLLKDVLC, from the exons ATGACGACTGGATGGAGCGATCAAAGCCCTGCATTTCAACATGAGGATACGCATGCAAATACAGTATTATTTATATCTACAACCCCACAACCaactttttttcccttcttttgtaTCTTTCTCCTGCTGCAATCTGTTTGGCTTTcgttctcttcctccctcccctttTCCTCCATCCTCCCCCtcgtctctctcctctctctctctctgtgtgtgtgtgtgtccaaGTTAGGCACCTACATAGCCATGGCGAACGCCAACGTCGTCTGCTCGATGTGCGGCGACATCGGCTTCCCCGACAAGCTCTTCCGATGCATCCGATGCCACTCCCGCATCCAGCACTC CTACTGCACCAACTACTATGACGAGAGGACCGCTGGGGTGTGCGACTGGTGCCTGAGCGAAGAGCGAAGCGGTCAGAAACACGGGCTCCATTCCAAGAAGTCCGCAGGAAGAGATGGTCCGAGCAGCAATAAGGTCAAAGAGAACGGCGACCAGGAGGAGAGCAGGAACCGGGGGAAGAGCGGTGCTTCTTCCTCGAAGCCGACCGGTCGCAGGTACAAGCTCCTCAAAGACGTGCTGTGCTGA